From Myxocyprinus asiaticus isolate MX2 ecotype Aquarium Trade chromosome 25, UBuf_Myxa_2, whole genome shotgun sequence, one genomic window encodes:
- the LOC127416362 gene encoding transmembrane emp24 domain-containing protein 5-like, giving the protein MWWSMEVLTVCVAFSSLFVSVINAFSQSLDSDFTFTLPAGRKECFFQSMKKDASLEIEYQVLDGAGLDVDFFLHSPNGHVLAFDHRKSDGVHTVETEEGDYMFCFDNTFSAVSEKIIFFELILDNMDDGEESEDWKAYVQGADLLDMKLEDIMDTINSVKARLGKSLQIQTVLRAFEARDRNLQESNYERVNMWSCTNLVVMVIVSGVQVYLLRSLFDDKRKART; this is encoded by the exons ATGTGGTGGAGCATGGAGGTTTTGACAGTGTGTGTCGCGTTTTCATCATTGTTTGTGTCAGTAATCAACGCTTTCTCTCAGTCTCTGGACAGTGACTTTACTTTCACTCTACCAGCCGGACGCAAAGAATGCTTCTTCCAGAGCATGAAGAAAGACGCTTCACTAGAGATCGAGTATCAG GTTTTAGATGGAGCGGGTCTAGATGTGGACTTCTTCTTGCATTCACCCAACGGCCACGTTCTGGCCTTTGACCACAGAAAGTCTGATGGGGTTCACAC AGTGGAAACAGAGGAGGGAGACTacatgttctgttttgataacaCATTCAGTGCCGTTTCTGAGAAAATTATCTTCTTTGAGCTGATTTTGGACAATATGGATGATGGCGAGGAATCGGAGGACTGGAAAGCATATGTGCAGGGAGCGGATCTTCTGGACATGAAACTAGAGGACATCATG GACACCATCAACAGTGTGAAAGCTCGTCTGGGCAAGAGTCTCCAGATCCAGACAGTACTGAGAGCCTTCGAGGCACGTGACCGCAACCTGCAAGAAAGCAACTACGAACGGGTCAACATGTGGTCATGTACAAACCTTGTCGTCATGGTGATCGTATCCGGGGTTCAGGTCTACTTGCTGCGCAGCCTTTTCGACGACAAGAGGAAAGCGCGCACATAG
- the LOC127416135 gene encoding phosphatidylinositol N-acetylglucosaminyltransferase subunit C-like, with protein sequence MGADSGPGAPSAVPWHKVLYERQPFPDNYVDRRFLEELQRNISVRQYRYWAVVRETGLIAQQVSCVAVFLTLWSYMEQGDLVPSTVLWVCLGCVLLGYGLYEILGRTCVRERTRLADLQSATIFLAFTFGFSPVLKTLTESVSTDTVYAMSAVMLLAHMVSFPYAQPSPPGSLSLNAALFGSVCLASRLPGALHTFTMLSCALLVFALWPCLLHRMREKAEWSFPWAAGLVCLAGVRGLGSLWPEGALLFSLALLTLTLICPLLLVHLQRHKDNIHGPWDEAEIREDLSRFLN encoded by the coding sequence ATGGGGGCAGACAGTGGTCCGGGAGCTCCGTCGGCCGTCCCTTGGCATAAAGTGCTTTATGAGCGCCAGCCGTTCCCGGACAATTACGTGGACCGCCGTTTTTTAGAGGAGCTACAGCGCAACATCAGCGTCCGTCAGTACCGTTACTGGGCAGTGGTGCGAGAAACAGGACTGATCGCACAGCAGGTGTCTTGCGTGGCTGTCTTTCTCACATTATGGTCTTATATGGAACAGGGAGACCTGGTGCCATCCACAGTGTTGTGGGTCTGTCTGGGCTGTGTTCTGCTGGGCTACGGACTCTACGAGATCCTGGGAAGAACTTGTGTTAGAGAGCGCACACGTCTGGCAGACCTGCAGAGCGCGACCATTTTCCTGGCTTTTACCTTCGGGTTCTCCCCTGTTTTAAAGACACTGACCGAGTCGGTTAGTACAGATACTGTATACGCCATGTCAGCCGTTATGCTCTTGGCTCACATGGTGTCCTTCCCTTATGCCCAACCAAGTCCACCGGGCAGCCTTTCCCTCAATGCAGCACTTTTTGGGTCAGTGTGCCTGGCGTCCCGGCTGCCCGGTGCCCTGCATACTTTCACCATGCTGAGCTGCGCTCTCCTTGTGTTTGCTCTCTGGCCCTGCCTGCTGCATCGCATGCGAGAGAAGGCAGAGTGGAGCTTCCCGTGGGCAGCAGGGCTGGTGTGCCTCGCTGGAGTCAGGGGTCTGGGTAGCCTGTGGCCTGAGGGGGCACTCCTCTTCTCCCTGGCTTTGCTAACACTAACTTTAATCTGTCCACTGTTACTGGTCCACCTCCAGAGGCATAAGGACAATATTCATGGTCCATGGGACGAGGCAGAGATCAGAGAGGACCTCTCCCGCTTCCTCAATTGA